In a single window of the Nicotiana tomentosiformis chromosome 8, ASM39032v3, whole genome shotgun sequence genome:
- the LOC104121126 gene encoding mechanosensitive ion channel protein 10-like, which yields MEKPASDHVILFMDEEDHKNNNPSDNSQPRNTINDANYMAETKLTRIPTKFQTLHRLTFSKPKARVFEFNSVPMKQKSFNLDDEFESFKPCEKDGDSDEEHENDEGFGITKEKCRKKTTKIPFRLLFEWCFFLITTSCLICALTILPLRNNPLWGLDLWKWCLVILVIFSGRLVSSCVIRFLVFLIERNFMLREKVLYFVYGLRKSFQNCVWLGLVLLALTFMFNTKLNKQNKMLTKLREALVALLIGATIWPVKIILVKVLASSFFVATYFERMKESVFHHYVLDTLSGPPVDEKVVQVKEPRKLSKLKKLSMQRKSSAWSVKRLANYVRFFGLSTISKSVDEFGNTESEITSELEARNCAKKIFKNVANPGAKYIEEEDLMRFLNRVEIHTIFPLFEGALETGRITKSAFRNWVVRAYYERKYLAHSLNDTKTAVQQLHKLASGIVGFIILVISLLVMGLLSTQVLALLLSQLVLLGFAFQNTCKTIFESIIFVFVVHPFDIGDRCVIDGVQLIVEEMNILTTVFLRYDNEKIYYPNAVLITKPISNFYRSPEMCDSISFDIDTNTSMDTIIALKKAIQMYIESKPKYWNPKHSVIVKGIENVHTMGMALCVQHTINHQNYGDRSNRITELILELKKIFESLNIKYSLLPQQLHLPQVNITNFRNVPLHT from the exons ATGGAGAAACCAGCCTCTGATCATGTGATTCTGTTCATGGATGAAGAAGATCACAAGAACAATAATCCCTCAGACAATTCACAACCTAGGAACACCATTAATGATGCCAATTACATGGCAGAAACAAAACTTACCAGAATTCCTACAAAATTTCAAACACTACATCGCCTCACTTTCTCAAAACCCAAAGCTCGAGTCTTTGAGTTCAATAGTGTTCCAATGAAGCAAAAATCTTTCAACTTAGACGACGAATTCGAGTCCTTCAAGCCCTGTGAAAAGGATGGAGATAGTGATGAAGAACATGAaaatgatgaaggatttgggaTTACTAAAGAAAAGTGTAGAAAGAAGACGACAAAAATCCCTTTTAGACTTTTGTTTGAGTGGTGCTTTTTTTTAATCACAACCTCTTGTTTAATATGTGCTCTCACAATTTTACCTCTTAGGAACAATCCCTTATGGGGTCTTGACTTGTGGAAATGGTGCTTAGTGATCCTTGTCATATTCAGTGGTCGCCTTGTTTCAAGTTGCGTAATTAGATTCCTCGTTTTCCTCATCGAGAGAAACTTCATGCTTCGTGAAAAGGTCTTATATTTTGTCTATGGTCTTAGAAAGAGCTTCCAAAATTGTGTTTGGTTAGGTCTTGTCCTTTTAGCTTTGACTTTCATGTTCAACACAAAACTCAACAAACAAAACAAGATGTTAACAAAATTACGTGAAGCTTTAGTGGCCTTACTCATTGGTGCAACAATTTGGCCCGTTAAGATCATTTTGGTCAAAGTTTTAGCCTCGTCGTTTTTTGTTGCAACTTATTTTGAACGTATGAAGGAAAGTGTTTTTCATCACTATGTCCTAGACACACTTTCTGGTCCTCCAGTTGATGAAAAAGTGGTACAAGTGAAAGAACCGAGGAAATTATCGAAGTTAAAGAAGCTGAGTATGCAAAGAAAGTCATCTGCATGGAGTGTGAAGAGATTGGCTAATTATGTAAGGTTCTTTGGTTTGTCAACTATTTCTAAAAGTGTGGATGAATTTGGAAACACTGAATCTGAGATTACAAGTGAATTGGAGGCTAGAAATTGTGCCAAAAAGATCTTCAAGAACGTTGCCAACCCTGGTGCCAA GTACATAGAGGAGGAAGATTTAATGAGGTTCCTGAATAGAGTAGAGATACACACCATTTTCCCACTCTTTGAAGGAGCTCTTGAGACTGGAAGAATCACCAAATCTGCTTTCAGAAATTGGGTG GTAAGAGCATACTATGAGAGGAAGTACTTGGCACATTCATTAAATGATACAAAGACGGCAGTGCAACAGCTTCACAAGTTAGCAAGTGGGATAGTGGGTTTTATAATACTTGTGATTTCACTCTTAGTGATGGGACTGTTGTCTACACAAGTCCTTGCTCTCCTTCTATCGCAACTTGTACTTCTCGGATTTGCTTTCCAAAACACTTGCAAGACTATCTTCGAATCTATTATCTTCGTCTTTGTTGTCCATCCTTTTGACATTGGCGATCGTTGTGTTATCGATGGAGttcag CTGATAGTGGAAGAGATGAATATATTGACCACAGTTTTCCTCCGTTACGACAATGAAAAAATCTACTACCCCAATGCAGTATTGATCACAAAGCCGATTAGCAACTTCTACAGAAGCCCAGAAATGTGCGATTCCATTTCTTTTGATATTGATACCAACACTTCTATGGACACCATCATTGCCCTCAAAAAGGCCATTCAAAT gTACATAGAGAGCAAGCCAAAGTATTGGAATCCAAAACACTCAGTGATAGTGAAAGGAATAGAGAATGTGCACACAATGGGAATGGCTCTATGTGTTCAACATACCATTAACCATCAGAATTATGGGGATAGAAGCAACAGGATCACAGAGCTCATCCTTGAGTTGAAGAAGATCTTTGAGAGCCTTAACATCAAGTACTCTCTTCTCCCTCAACAACTCCATCTTCCCCAAGTGAACATTACCAATTTCAGAAATGTGCCATTGCACACTTGA